The following are encoded together in the Kwoniella europaea PYCC6329 chromosome 1, complete sequence genome:
- a CDS encoding 60S ribosomal protein L37 → MSKGTPSFGKRHSKSHTLCRRCGNRSFHKQKHTCAQCGYPAAKLRSFNWGLKAKRRKTTGTGRHAHLKDVNRRFKNGFREGGAAPKKVKATSE, encoded by the exons ATG AGTAAA GGTACACCCTCTTT CGGTAAACGACACTCTAAATCCCACACTCTTTGTCGAAGATGTGGTAACCGATCTTTCCACAAGCAAAAGCACA CTTGTGCTCAATGTGGTTACCCTGCTGCTAAGCTCAGATCATTCAACTGGGGTTTGAAGGCTAAGAGAAGAAAGACTAC CGGTACCGGTCGACACGCCCACCTCAAAGACGTCAACCGACGATTCAAGAACGGTTTCAGAGAAGGTGGTGCCGCCCCTAAGAAGGTCAAGGCCACTTCCGAATAA